A single region of the Lotus japonicus ecotype B-129 chromosome 4, LjGifu_v1.2 genome encodes:
- the LOC130710021 gene encoding indole-3-pyruvate monooxygenase YUCCA2-like isoform X1: protein MRYETTSTKITNSKATNLKQTSYFRWLECVFKPIFSLNPNTLFKMAKMTRPTWVPGPVIVGAGPSGLAAAACLKEKGIPSQILERASCLASMWQLKTYDRLCLHLPKQFCELPLMPFPKNLPSYPSKQQFLAYLKAYADHFDIKPAFNKTVVSANFDHRCECWRVKTQGVEMDETEEYVCQWLIVATGENAEEVVPQIEGIDEFEGPTLHTSTYKSGSVFCGKKVLVVGCGNSGMEVCLDLCNHNALPSLVVRDTVHILPQNMFGKSTFGLSLSLLKCFPICLVDKFLLLMSHLMLGNTAQFGLDRPKIGPLELKDLEGKTPVLDVGTLAHIKSGKIKVCRGIKLVRQHEVEFVDGKIENFDVIILATGYKSNVPSWLKGTDMFCEEEGFPNGWKGENGLYAVGFSKRGLLGTSIDAKRIAQDIQHCWKLSC, encoded by the exons ATGCGTTACGAGACAACTTCAACGAAAATCACGAATTCTAAAGCAACAAACTTGAAGCAAACATCTTACTTCCGTTGGCTTGAATGTGTTTTCAAGCCGATCTTTAGCTTAAATCCAAACACACTGTTTAAGATGGCTAAAATGACAAGGCCTACATGGGTTCCGGGACCGGTCATAGTAGGTGCCGGTCCATCCGGGCTAGCTGCAGCAGCATGTCTTAAAGAAAAAGGCATTCCAAGCCAAATCCTTGAAAGAGCTAGTTGCTTAGCTTCAATGTGGCAGCTCAAGACTTATGACCGTTTGTGCCTTCATCTTCCAAAGCAATTCTGTGAGCTTCCTCTCATGCCATTTCCTAAAAACCTTCCCTCTTATCCATCCAAACAACAATTCTTGGCTTACTTGAAGGCTTATGCTGATCATTTTGATATAAAACCAGCTTTCAACAAGACAGTGGTCAGTGCCAATTTTGACCATAGATGTGAATGTTGGAGGGTGAAGACTCAAGGTGTTGAAATGGATGAGACAGAAGAATATGTTTGTCAGTGGCTGATAGTTGCTACAGGAGAGAATGCTGAGGAGGTTGTGCCACAAATTGAAGGAATTGATGAGTTTGAAGGGCCTACTTTACACACTAGCACATATAAGAGTGGCAGTGTGTTTTGTGGGAAGAAAGTTCTGGTGGTTGGATGTGGGAATTCAGGCATGGAGGTTTGTTTGGATCTCTGCAACCATAATGCTCTCCCATCCCTTGTGGTAAGAGATACG GTGCATATCTTGCCTCAGAATATGTTTGGTAAATCAACTTTTGGTTTATCTTTGAGTTTACTCAAGTGCTTTCCCATATGTCTTGTGGATAAATTTTTACTTCTAATGTCACATCTAATGCTGGGGAACACAGCACAATTTGGACTTGATCGTCCTAAAATTGGCCCCCTGGAGCTCAAAGACTTGGAAGGCAAGACACCAGTTTTGGATGTTGGGACACTTGCTCATATAAAAAGTGGAAAAATTAAG GTTTGCCGGGGAATTAAACTAGTAAGACAGCACGAAGTGGAGTTTGTTGATGGAAAAATAGAGAATTTTGATGTCATCATTCTTGCAACTGGTTACAAAAGCAATGTACCCTCTTGGCTAAAG GGTACAGACATGTTTTGTGAGGAAGAAGGATTCCCAAATGGATGGAAAGGTGAAAATGGATTGTATGCCGTGGGTTTCTCTAAACGTGGCCTGCTTGGTACATCTATTGATGCTAAGAGGATTGCACAAGATATTCAACATTGCTGGAAATTAAGCTGCTGA
- the LOC130710021 gene encoding indole-3-pyruvate monooxygenase YUCCA2-like isoform X2 — protein sequence MRYETTSTKITNSKATNLKQTSYFRWLECVFKPIFSLNPNTLFKMAKMTRPTWVPGPVIVGAGPSGLAAAACLKEKGIPSQILERASCLASMWQLKTYDRLCLHLPKQFCELPLMPFPKNLPSYPSKQQFLAYLKAYADHFDIKPAFNKTVVSANFDHRCECWRVKTQGVEMDETEEYVCQWLIVATGENAEEVVPQIEGIDEFEGPTLHTSTYKSGSVFCGKKVLVVGCGNSGMEVCLDLCNHNALPSLVVRDTVHILPQNMFAQFGLDRPKIGPLELKDLEGKTPVLDVGTLAHIKSGKIKVCRGIKLVRQHEVEFVDGKIENFDVIILATGYKSNVPSWLKGTDMFCEEEGFPNGWKGENGLYAVGFSKRGLLGTSIDAKRIAQDIQHCWKLSC from the exons ATGCGTTACGAGACAACTTCAACGAAAATCACGAATTCTAAAGCAACAAACTTGAAGCAAACATCTTACTTCCGTTGGCTTGAATGTGTTTTCAAGCCGATCTTTAGCTTAAATCCAAACACACTGTTTAAGATGGCTAAAATGACAAGGCCTACATGGGTTCCGGGACCGGTCATAGTAGGTGCCGGTCCATCCGGGCTAGCTGCAGCAGCATGTCTTAAAGAAAAAGGCATTCCAAGCCAAATCCTTGAAAGAGCTAGTTGCTTAGCTTCAATGTGGCAGCTCAAGACTTATGACCGTTTGTGCCTTCATCTTCCAAAGCAATTCTGTGAGCTTCCTCTCATGCCATTTCCTAAAAACCTTCCCTCTTATCCATCCAAACAACAATTCTTGGCTTACTTGAAGGCTTATGCTGATCATTTTGATATAAAACCAGCTTTCAACAAGACAGTGGTCAGTGCCAATTTTGACCATAGATGTGAATGTTGGAGGGTGAAGACTCAAGGTGTTGAAATGGATGAGACAGAAGAATATGTTTGTCAGTGGCTGATAGTTGCTACAGGAGAGAATGCTGAGGAGGTTGTGCCACAAATTGAAGGAATTGATGAGTTTGAAGGGCCTACTTTACACACTAGCACATATAAGAGTGGCAGTGTGTTTTGTGGGAAGAAAGTTCTGGTGGTTGGATGTGGGAATTCAGGCATGGAGGTTTGTTTGGATCTCTGCAACCATAATGCTCTCCCATCCCTTGTGGTAAGAGATACG GTGCATATCTTGCCTCAGAATATGTTTG CACAATTTGGACTTGATCGTCCTAAAATTGGCCCCCTGGAGCTCAAAGACTTGGAAGGCAAGACACCAGTTTTGGATGTTGGGACACTTGCTCATATAAAAAGTGGAAAAATTAAG GTTTGCCGGGGAATTAAACTAGTAAGACAGCACGAAGTGGAGTTTGTTGATGGAAAAATAGAGAATTTTGATGTCATCATTCTTGCAACTGGTTACAAAAGCAATGTACCCTCTTGGCTAAAG GGTACAGACATGTTTTGTGAGGAAGAAGGATTCCCAAATGGATGGAAAGGTGAAAATGGATTGTATGCCGTGGGTTTCTCTAAACGTGGCCTGCTTGGTACATCTATTGATGCTAAGAGGATTGCACAAGATATTCAACATTGCTGGAAATTAAGCTGCTGA
- the LOC130712082 gene encoding uncharacterized protein LOC130712082, giving the protein MLIRSSISNTKKLLQKTLQNFMSLFCQGYQKLPKTPPHNHFSCSVAATTVMNMELEKFYSDFTEQWDSEIEKTRRRTKKKAALPTPLAKQEENKVDNHESFISLNRTSPAKQRNEMEKIEECDDQENKRSLTHQRGKQKHSTFNSKMEEKLRELENLDMSNVDYVLDIEEVLHYYSRLTCPIYLEIVDKFFMEMYSEFLSGPVRPVTPSSVNSKMKLRSVKS; this is encoded by the coding sequence ATGCTGATAAGAAGCTCCATTTCCAACACCAAGAAGCTCCTGCAAAAGACTCTGCAGAATTTCATGTCACTCTTCTGTCAAGGTTACCAAAAGCTTCCCAAAACACCTCCACACAATCACTTCTCGTGTTCTGTGGCTGCAACTACTGTCATGAACATGGAGTTGGAGAAGTTCTACAGTGACTTCACTGAGCAATGGGATTCAGAAATAGAGAAAACAAGGAGAAGAACTAAGAAGAAAGCTGCATTGCCAACTCCACTAGCAAAGCAAGAAGAAAACAAGGTAGATAATCATGAAAGCTTCATAAGCTTGAACAGAACAAGCCCTGCAAAACAGAGGAATGAAATGGAGAAAATAGAGGAATGTGATGATCAAGAGAATAAAAGGAGCTTAACCCATCAAAGGGGAAAACAGAAACATTCAACCTTCAATTCTAAGATGGAGGAGAAACTGAGAGAGTTGGAGAATTTGGACATGAGCAATGTGGACTATGTGCTAGACATTGAAGAGGTCCTTCATTACTATTCTCGACTCACTTGCCCAATATATCTTGAAATTGTGGATAAATTCTTCATGGAAATGTACTCAGAGTTCTTAAGTGGTCCTGTGAGGCCTGTTACACCTTCTAGTGTCAACTCTAAGATGAAGCTGAGATCAGTGAAGTCTTAG